The following proteins are co-located in the Streptomyces sp. DT2A-34 genome:
- the eccD gene encoding type VII secretion integral membrane protein EccD: MSTAASSPSRTGHGGTTDVCRLTVSAAKGRTDLAVPVTATVATLLPLVLKPSVNEEDLGGRWALQRLGEAPLDLDGTPETLGLRDGDVLYLRPKDDLLSELRFDDVADGVSNALNAQRDRWRPELTRRLCLVLVCLVLASLAAMVVATRPHLLTTLTCGLLAVGLIVGCGLVTKNLEDRAMGTITGLGACLFAALAGLSAVAGPAGLFAPGRLDGLLTATFTGVAAAAVLATGRVPIAVFGTLLMLAGTVEVGSFLSIVLAWDATRVAAVLAATLFALSPIVPRLALFAARLRVVELPHNAEELQQGIDPLPEPLVNRRAAAADGYLSVFFLSSAAVFIVASALLVQAPNWSGWVFAAVFSPAVLLRARAVGNASQRIALVIAGALGAILVLLSLTLHAGPVAQAGTMFGLFAVAVLLLTGAWRLPGARLRPIWGRLGEIFEGLTALALIPLLLQVLNVYAYFRSLAG, encoded by the coding sequence ATGAGCACCGCCGCGTCGTCCCCATCCCGTACCGGGCACGGGGGGACCACCGACGTCTGCCGACTGACTGTCAGCGCGGCCAAGGGCCGCACCGACCTCGCGGTGCCCGTCACCGCCACGGTGGCCACACTCCTGCCCCTCGTGCTGAAACCGTCCGTGAACGAGGAGGACCTCGGCGGCAGATGGGCGCTGCAGCGCCTCGGCGAGGCCCCGCTCGACCTGGACGGCACTCCGGAGACCCTCGGTCTGCGCGACGGTGACGTGCTGTATCTGCGGCCGAAGGACGACCTCCTGTCGGAGCTGCGGTTCGACGACGTGGCCGACGGGGTGTCCAACGCGCTCAACGCCCAACGGGACCGCTGGCGGCCGGAGTTGACCCGTCGGCTCTGCCTCGTCCTGGTCTGCCTGGTGCTGGCGTCCCTCGCCGCCATGGTCGTCGCCACCCGCCCCCATCTGCTGACCACGCTCACCTGCGGGCTGCTCGCCGTGGGCCTGATCGTCGGCTGCGGCCTGGTCACCAAGAACCTGGAAGACCGGGCCATGGGGACCATCACCGGCCTGGGCGCGTGCCTGTTCGCCGCGCTGGCCGGGCTGTCCGCGGTGGCCGGCCCCGCCGGGCTGTTCGCGCCCGGCCGGCTGGACGGGCTGCTCACCGCCACGTTCACCGGAGTGGCGGCCGCCGCGGTCCTGGCCACCGGCCGGGTGCCGATCGCGGTGTTCGGCACCCTGCTGATGCTGGCGGGCACGGTGGAGGTCGGTTCGTTCCTGTCGATCGTCCTCGCGTGGGACGCCACCCGGGTCGCCGCGGTGCTCGCGGCGACCCTGTTCGCGCTGTCCCCGATCGTTCCGCGCCTGGCGCTGTTCGCGGCGAGGCTGCGCGTCGTGGAACTCCCGCACAACGCCGAGGAACTGCAGCAGGGCATCGACCCGCTGCCCGAACCCCTGGTCAACCGCCGGGCCGCGGCGGCGGACGGCTATCTCAGTGTCTTCTTCCTCTCCTCCGCCGCGGTCTTCATCGTGGCCTCCGCCCTGCTGGTCCAGGCCCCGAACTGGTCGGGCTGGGTCTTCGCCGCGGTGTTCAGCCCGGCGGTGCTGCTGCGCGCACGCGCGGTGGGCAACGCCTCGCAGCGCATCGCCCTGGTGATCGCCGGCGCGCTCGGCGCGATCCTGGTGCTGCTGTCCCTCACCCTCCACGCCGGCCCGGTGGCACAGGCCGGCACCATGTTCGGGCTGTTCGCCGTCGCCGTTCTGCTGCTGACCGGTGCCTGGCGGCTGCCCGGGGCGCGGCTGCGGCCCATCTGGGGGCGCCTCGGGGAGATCTTCGAGGGCCTCACGGCGCTCGCCCTCATCCCGCTGCTGCTGCAGGTCCTCAACGTGTACGCGTACTTCCGCTCGCTGGCCGGCTGA
- the eccB gene encoding type VII secretion protein EccB — protein sequence MQNRRDHVQAHRFAVGRLVSALLAGDPGPVEVPMRRGNLGMQFGALVAVLLAAGFGVYGLISPKESTAWRNPGSIIVEEETGNRYLLLDQQLYPMANYASALLVAGARAKTVSVARDTLAEVRRGPQLGIVGAPDEVPPATDLLSGDRAVCLPPGSAKTLVDLDPAGRSTPVPRNQRVLLSGPDRTTYLVWNSRAYKLSHAELVALGMVTQRTVRVSSTWLAQLPSGGKLTAPRIPEAGSAGSSVAGESAKVGQLFETTAAGAREMYVLLTDGLAPINRTEFALLSAVPGASTPRQVTTADIAAAPVSQDRSLLTAVPDLLSGPAFSPGGSALCVLQKAGSSKGGTVVTEPIAAGPRPSGLFVPPAKGLIVAAESAQAPDATSRIYLITDSGRKYPFANTDALAALGYGQAKVRTLPRQLLDLAPTGPTLDTTTAKTAVSARAG from the coding sequence GTGCAGAATCGACGCGATCACGTCCAGGCCCACCGGTTCGCCGTCGGCCGGCTCGTGTCGGCCTTGCTGGCCGGTGATCCAGGACCCGTCGAGGTCCCCATGCGGCGCGGGAACCTCGGCATGCAGTTCGGCGCGCTGGTCGCCGTCCTGCTCGCCGCGGGCTTCGGGGTCTACGGCCTGATCAGCCCCAAGGAGAGCACGGCATGGCGCAATCCGGGGTCGATCATCGTGGAGGAGGAGACCGGCAACCGGTACCTCCTCCTCGACCAGCAGCTGTACCCCATGGCCAACTACGCCTCCGCGCTGCTGGTCGCCGGAGCCCGTGCCAAGACGGTCTCCGTCGCACGCGACACCCTGGCGGAGGTCCGGCGCGGCCCGCAGCTCGGCATCGTCGGCGCACCCGATGAAGTGCCTCCCGCCACCGACCTGCTCTCCGGAGACCGCGCGGTCTGCCTGCCGCCGGGCAGCGCGAAGACGCTGGTGGACCTCGACCCCGCGGGTCGTTCCACCCCCGTCCCCCGCAACCAGCGGGTCCTGCTCTCCGGGCCGGACCGCACCACGTACCTCGTGTGGAACAGCCGGGCGTACAAGCTGTCCCACGCCGAACTGGTCGCGCTCGGCATGGTGACCCAGCGGACCGTCCGGGTCTCCTCGACCTGGCTGGCCCAGCTGCCGTCCGGCGGGAAGCTGACCGCCCCGCGCATCCCGGAGGCGGGCTCCGCGGGCTCCTCGGTGGCCGGCGAGTCCGCGAAGGTGGGGCAGCTGTTCGAAACGACAGCCGCCGGCGCCCGCGAGATGTACGTGCTGCTGACCGACGGCCTGGCCCCGATCAACCGCACCGAGTTCGCCCTGCTCAGCGCCGTACCCGGCGCCTCTACGCCGAGGCAGGTCACCACGGCCGACATCGCGGCGGCCCCCGTCTCGCAGGACCGCTCCCTGCTGACGGCGGTGCCGGACCTCCTCTCCGGGCCGGCATTCAGCCCTGGCGGCTCGGCGCTGTGCGTGCTGCAGAAGGCCGGCAGCTCCAAGGGCGGCACGGTCGTGACCGAGCCCATCGCCGCCGGGCCGCGACCTTCCGGTCTGTTCGTGCCGCCGGCCAAGGGCCTGATCGTCGCGGCGGAGTCCGCGCAGGCGCCCGACGCCACATCGCGGATCTACCTGATCACCGACAGCGGCAGGAAGTACCCGTTCGCCAACACCGACGCGCTCGCGGCACTCGGCTACGGCCAGGCCAAGGTGCGGACGCTGCCCCGCCAACTGCTCGATCTGGCACCCACCGGTCCGACGCTGGACACCACCACAGCCAAGACCGCCGTCTCGGCGCGTGCCGGTTAG
- a CDS encoding WXG100 family type VII secretion target, whose protein sequence is MADYSLQFDGLESAVTEMSRISKQINDFLEELQSGTMQAITEWESGARDLFDSQRSVWATAANDMTVQAANAQNSLTQIIGQYADGERSGVNIWNR, encoded by the coding sequence ATGGCAGATTACAGTCTTCAGTTTGACGGCCTCGAGTCCGCGGTCACGGAAATGAGCCGGATTTCCAAGCAGATCAACGACTTCCTGGAGGAACTGCAGAGCGGCACGATGCAGGCCATCACCGAGTGGGAGAGCGGCGCGCGCGACCTGTTCGACAGCCAGCGGAGCGTCTGGGCCACGGCCGCCAACGACATGACCGTGCAGGCCGCCAACGCCCAGAACTCGCTGACCCAGATCATCGGCCAATACGCCGACGGTGAGAGGTCCGGCGTCAACATCTGGAACCGCTGA
- a CDS encoding WXG100 family type VII secretion target: MAGNMTQVDLAGLQKAINVFSNGVANFDGQYKAMSTTVGNIQSVWTGQAFMAFDRALQNWLGDFNKVITVLNGMENALSQNTSILTQTNEETIQKAQQAAAGITTPSLPGF; this comes from the coding sequence ATGGCGGGCAATATGACACAGGTCGATCTTGCTGGACTTCAGAAGGCCATCAACGTCTTCTCGAACGGCGTCGCCAACTTCGACGGCCAGTACAAGGCGATGTCCACGACGGTCGGCAACATTCAGTCCGTGTGGACCGGCCAGGCGTTCATGGCATTCGACCGGGCGCTGCAGAACTGGCTCGGCGACTTCAACAAGGTGATCACGGTGCTCAACGGCATGGAGAACGCCCTGAGCCAGAACACCAGCATCCTGACGCAGACGAACGAGGAGACCATCCAGAAGGCCCAGCAGGCCGCCGCCGGGATCACCACCCCTTCGCTCCCCGGGTTCTAG
- a CDS encoding right-handed parallel beta-helix repeat-containing protein, which translates to MTRQVLLVSRDRPGAYQSIGEALRAASDGAVITVAGGTYEEPLVITRMVTISAASGGSDVRIHVGSGSAVVVDTEAVQLSGLTISGGDDDTAAVEIRRGEAALDACRITGAGWTAILAWHQGTLVARDCRIDEAQGAGIVVTSPGGNTVEKTVMQETGSSAIVVAEGGRLAVRESVIDRPGGNGICVNGNGHAKVKDTAITASGKPALVVEQNGAATVSGVTVTESASVDAYLTGKGRITLTGCRFSGAGAESVHIAGGSAPLLKKCAVSAPGGTAVRITAKSRPRVENCEITRASVGVSVEGGSTVALKQLSVREAAQAAVLVTEGSAVEAEQLTVAEGAGIGLRVAGGAKVMVRDSDIATDRANAVELAEKGTGRFQELRLRTAGGCGFSLTDGSEAEVVSARLQGCEVLVGKDAALTVRDSEIAGSGTDAIRVTGGGSVTAIGCRVHSARGHGVNIQATARAEVSNCVIFDNAGDGVRTNTEEPVSVRDCEVRDNGGLQVHQLRDNPQFSAGNLTGGDRQDKSGRAASKGRQRQEDGGAERSEASETAQHTGTGPLAELDALVGLESVKHEVTSLINLNKMAQRREEMGLPMPPMSRHLVFAGPPGTGKTTVARLYGAVLAELGILSKGHIVEVARADLVAQYIGATAIKTTEVVTKAIGGVLFIDEAYTLTSQAKGSGPDFGQEAVDALMKMMEDHRDEIVVIVAGYSEQMDQFLSSNPGMASRFSRTVEFPNYSVDELVTIVRGLCAKHYYELTDSAMEGLTTYFERIPKGPTFGNGRVARQLFESMINRQASRLATHPPTADSEFTRLTADDVEKPPGAEPAASGPGDNRQPQEPRSSRRIANLVGLETVRTSLLERLAGLTELRRQRQPVAGLMNLVFAGKEGSGRGAVAGLYARCLAEYGLLETGAVHRQALSAFPAGWREQAETFAAAVFDEAAGGLLLLELDQAFQARPESERGVVMSALRAAADANGEVALVLCGEEALVAEVLNARPGSELAACFAEYLPFSDYSGAELAELSWRYLTVRGFTVDAPVRNSLAEHFTESPPPAGAYGAHRFAERLAAADSPAIRPSARANAADTDSADSGAGAGQVPPEEGSPALAEAGAGA; encoded by the coding sequence ATGACGAGGCAGGTCCTGCTGGTCTCCCGGGACCGTCCCGGCGCCTACCAGTCCATAGGCGAGGCACTGCGCGCCGCCTCCGACGGCGCGGTGATCACCGTGGCCGGGGGGACGTACGAGGAACCCCTGGTCATCACCCGCATGGTGACCATCTCCGCCGCGAGCGGCGGGAGCGACGTGCGGATCCACGTGGGCTCGGGCAGCGCCGTCGTCGTCGACACCGAGGCGGTGCAGCTCTCCGGTCTGACGATCTCCGGCGGGGACGACGACACGGCCGCCGTGGAGATCCGGCGCGGCGAGGCCGCACTCGACGCCTGCCGCATCACCGGTGCGGGGTGGACGGCGATCCTGGCGTGGCATCAGGGAACGCTGGTGGCACGTGACTGCCGGATCGACGAGGCGCAGGGCGCCGGCATCGTGGTGACCTCGCCCGGTGGCAACACCGTCGAGAAGACCGTCATGCAGGAGACCGGCTCGTCCGCGATCGTGGTCGCCGAAGGCGGGCGGCTGGCGGTCCGGGAGAGCGTCATCGACCGGCCGGGCGGCAACGGCATCTGCGTCAACGGCAACGGGCACGCGAAGGTCAAGGACACGGCGATCACCGCGAGCGGCAAGCCGGCGCTGGTCGTCGAGCAGAACGGCGCGGCGACCGTGTCGGGCGTCACCGTGACCGAGAGCGCGAGCGTGGACGCGTACCTCACCGGCAAGGGCCGGATCACCCTCACCGGCTGCCGGTTCTCCGGTGCCGGCGCGGAGTCGGTGCACATCGCCGGCGGTTCGGCCCCGCTGCTCAAGAAGTGCGCTGTCTCCGCCCCGGGCGGAACCGCCGTCCGGATCACGGCGAAGTCGCGGCCCCGGGTGGAGAACTGCGAGATCACGCGGGCGTCGGTGGGCGTGAGCGTGGAGGGCGGCAGCACGGTCGCCCTCAAGCAACTGTCCGTACGCGAGGCGGCCCAGGCGGCCGTGCTCGTCACCGAGGGCTCCGCCGTCGAGGCGGAACAGCTGACGGTGGCGGAGGGCGCCGGCATCGGGCTGCGGGTCGCGGGCGGCGCCAAGGTCATGGTGCGGGACAGCGACATCGCCACCGACCGGGCGAACGCGGTGGAGCTGGCCGAGAAGGGCACCGGCAGGTTCCAGGAGCTGCGCCTGCGCACCGCCGGCGGCTGTGGGTTCTCGCTGACCGACGGCTCCGAGGCGGAGGTGGTGTCCGCCCGGCTCCAGGGCTGCGAGGTCCTCGTCGGGAAGGACGCGGCGCTCACCGTGCGGGACAGCGAGATCGCCGGCTCCGGGACCGACGCGATCCGGGTGACCGGCGGCGGATCGGTCACCGCGATCGGGTGCCGGGTGCACAGCGCCCGCGGGCACGGCGTCAACATCCAGGCGACCGCGCGGGCCGAGGTCAGCAACTGCGTGATCTTCGACAACGCCGGGGACGGCGTACGCACCAACACCGAGGAGCCGGTCAGCGTCCGTGACTGCGAAGTGCGGGACAACGGCGGCCTGCAGGTGCACCAGCTCCGGGACAACCCGCAGTTCTCGGCCGGCAACCTGACCGGCGGCGACCGGCAGGACAAGTCCGGGCGTGCCGCGTCGAAGGGGCGGCAGCGGCAGGAGGACGGCGGCGCGGAGCGGTCCGAGGCGTCGGAGACCGCGCAGCACACCGGCACCGGACCGCTCGCCGAACTCGACGCGCTGGTCGGGCTGGAGAGCGTCAAGCACGAGGTCACCAGCCTCATCAACCTCAACAAGATGGCCCAGCGCCGGGAGGAGATGGGACTGCCCATGCCTCCGATGAGCCGGCACCTGGTGTTCGCCGGCCCACCGGGCACCGGCAAGACCACCGTGGCCCGGCTCTACGGCGCGGTCCTCGCCGAACTGGGCATCCTCAGCAAGGGCCACATCGTGGAGGTCGCGCGCGCCGACCTCGTCGCGCAGTACATCGGCGCCACGGCCATCAAGACCACGGAGGTCGTCACCAAGGCGATCGGCGGTGTGCTCTTCATCGACGAGGCCTACACGCTGACCAGCCAGGCCAAGGGCAGCGGCCCGGACTTCGGTCAGGAAGCCGTCGACGCCCTCATGAAGATGATGGAGGACCACCGCGACGAGATCGTGGTCATCGTCGCGGGCTACTCCGAGCAGATGGACCAGTTCCTGTCCTCCAACCCCGGTATGGCGTCACGTTTCTCCCGCACCGTCGAGTTCCCCAACTACTCGGTGGACGAGCTGGTGACGATCGTCCGGGGACTGTGCGCCAAGCACTACTACGAGCTCACCGATTCCGCGATGGAGGGCCTCACCACCTACTTCGAGCGGATCCCGAAGGGGCCGACCTTCGGCAACGGCCGGGTGGCCCGCCAGCTGTTCGAGTCGATGATCAACCGTCAGGCATCCCGGCTGGCCACTCATCCCCCCACCGCCGACTCGGAGTTCACGCGTCTGACGGCGGACGACGTGGAGAAGCCGCCCGGGGCTGAGCCCGCCGCATCCGGCCCCGGGGACAACCGGCAGCCGCAGGAACCGCGCAGCAGCCGGCGCATCGCGAACCTGGTCGGGCTGGAGACGGTCCGCACCTCGCTCCTCGAACGGCTCGCCGGACTCACGGAGCTGCGCCGGCAGCGTCAGCCGGTCGCGGGGCTGATGAACCTCGTGTTCGCGGGCAAGGAGGGCAGCGGCCGCGGTGCCGTGGCCGGGCTGTACGCGCGGTGCCTCGCCGAGTACGGGCTGCTGGAGACCGGCGCGGTGCACCGGCAGGCCCTCTCCGCGTTCCCGGCGGGCTGGCGGGAGCAGGCCGAGACGTTCGCAGCCGCCGTCTTCGACGAGGCCGCGGGCGGCCTGCTGCTGCTCGAACTCGACCAGGCCTTCCAGGCCCGCCCGGAGTCGGAGCGCGGCGTCGTCATGAGCGCGCTGCGCGCCGCCGCGGACGCCAACGGTGAGGTGGCGCTGGTGCTGTGCGGCGAGGAGGCGCTGGTGGCCGAGGTCCTGAACGCGCGCCCGGGCTCCGAACTGGCCGCCTGCTTCGCCGAGTACCTGCCGTTCTCCGACTACTCGGGAGCGGAGCTGGCCGAGCTCTCGTGGCGCTATCTGACGGTACGTGGATTCACGGTCGACGCCCCTGTGCGCAATTCGCTCGCCGAGCATTTCACCGAGTCTCCGCCCCCGGCGGGCGCGTACGGGGCGCACCGGTTCGCGGAGCGTCTGGCCGCGGCCGACTCCCCCGCGATCCGGCCGTCCGCCCGGGCGAACGCCGCCGACACCGACTCCGCCGACTCAGGCGCAGGCGCAGGTCAGGTGCCCCCTGAGGAGGGCAGTCCGGCCCTGGCAGAGGCGGGCGCGGGGGCCTGA
- the eccCa gene encoding type VII secretion protein EccCa, with amino-acid sequence MTNTVPVKRGSRATPPEMPEGEIELAEPPVLGEPASVEFGSALAFLPMGLGSAAMAVGLSMGNGSPTTYMMSGMMGVSMIAMSLTQLGQAGRERKRRMRAERRDYLRYLAQLRKQARDAAGEQRAAVSWDHPEPEDLWSLAMSPRLWERRASHDDFARVRAGLGSRRAALHFIPPETKPVEDLEPLSAISLRRFIKAHQTVEGMAVPVSLRNFSSVEFAGDGTHAYALVRSMLCQLAVFHSPDELRIAVLADERGRPDWDWVKWLPHNAHPREHDAAGALRLVATDHDALMDLLGQDVSDRPDHDKSEAPSTSEPFVVIVAAGTQIPTGSRLLGAGLRNVVLLDLTGAMTGGSKVLRLTTEKGQVTFPSGDSTASARADALSLAAAESLARYLAPMRTSGIVDLVDEPFENDFDLTALLGIRDPRGFDVASQWRSRTPQHSRLRVPVGVTEDGEIVELDFKESAQSGMGPHGLLIGATGSGKSELLRTLVIGLCATHSSEILNLVLVDFKGGATFLNMEKLPHTSAVITNLADELPLVDRMRDSLQGEVIRRQELLREAGYPSLFEYEKARLGGARLAPMPSLLLIVDEFSELLSSKPEFIELFVMIGRVGRSLGVHLLLASQRLDEGSIHKVAGHLSYRIALRTFSSMESRSVIGVTGAYELPSAPGHGYLKIDTTNLVRFKAAYVSGPCPEPQIRAVTGDDPSRPAAEIVPFGLEQRPPLPAALASADPDESRDSDEPSDDEEQSESSESLLDVLIDRLNDAGPPARQVWLPPLDESPSLDQLLPGIVPDPLRGMSASDYPALGALKVPLGMVDRPYEQIRELLVADLSGADGHVGVAGAPQTGKSTLLRSLILSLALTHTPEEVQFYCLDFGGGGIVSVAGLPHVGSVATRLERDRVLRTVEEMTQVLETREERFTSLGLESMAAYRALRRSGQIDDPYGDVFFVVDGWATLRQDFEELEDRVAELASRGLSFGVHVVASAVRWSEIRPKQRDLMGTKLELRLGDSMESEVGTRQAAGVPSRPGRGLTSSSHHFLSALPRLDGSSDIEDLTSATKAAAAEIETFWPGRSAPGVRLLPSNLPVDQLPPPEGDMRACLGWDEKRLQPVWHDFAKVPHLMTFGDDATGKTNALRLVARAITARYTPDEARILLADPSRQLLRDVPEEYRVGYAVGTEALAELAASAAVSVSGRVPGPDIAPERLPQRDWWTGPRLFMLIDDYDLFATGSAMDNPMTPMVPLLAQAANIGLHIVVARSTSGAMRAMMDPLLRRMWELGSPALLLSYPKEEGKFIGEAKPRTLPPGRAQFVTRRGVGLLQTGLAAPP; translated from the coding sequence ATGACGAACACGGTGCCGGTGAAGCGCGGCTCGCGCGCGACCCCACCCGAGATGCCCGAGGGCGAGATCGAGCTGGCCGAGCCACCGGTGCTCGGTGAGCCGGCAAGCGTGGAGTTCGGGTCGGCGCTGGCCTTCCTCCCCATGGGTCTGGGCTCGGCCGCGATGGCGGTGGGGCTCTCCATGGGCAACGGCTCGCCCACCACGTACATGATGTCCGGGATGATGGGCGTCTCCATGATCGCGATGAGCCTGACCCAGCTCGGGCAGGCGGGCCGCGAACGCAAACGCCGTATGCGGGCCGAGCGCCGGGACTACCTGCGCTACCTCGCCCAACTGCGCAAGCAGGCCAGGGACGCCGCGGGCGAGCAGCGGGCCGCCGTCTCCTGGGATCATCCCGAACCCGAGGACCTGTGGTCGCTGGCCATGAGCCCCCGGCTGTGGGAGCGCCGCGCCAGCCACGACGACTTCGCCCGGGTCCGGGCCGGGCTCGGCTCACGGCGGGCCGCGCTGCACTTCATCCCCCCGGAGACCAAGCCCGTCGAGGACCTCGAACCCCTCTCGGCGATCTCGCTGCGCAGGTTCATCAAGGCCCACCAGACGGTCGAGGGCATGGCCGTCCCCGTCTCGCTCCGCAACTTCAGCAGCGTCGAGTTCGCCGGGGACGGCACCCACGCGTACGCCCTGGTCCGGTCGATGCTCTGCCAGCTGGCCGTCTTCCACTCGCCGGACGAGCTGCGTATCGCCGTACTCGCCGACGAGCGGGGCCGGCCGGACTGGGACTGGGTGAAGTGGCTGCCGCACAACGCCCATCCGCGCGAGCACGACGCGGCCGGTGCGCTGCGGCTCGTCGCCACCGACCACGACGCCCTGATGGATCTCCTGGGCCAGGACGTCAGCGACCGGCCCGACCACGACAAGTCGGAGGCGCCGAGCACCTCCGAGCCGTTCGTGGTGATCGTCGCCGCCGGTACGCAGATACCGACCGGCTCCCGGCTGCTCGGCGCCGGACTGCGCAACGTCGTCCTGCTCGACCTGACCGGCGCCATGACCGGCGGCTCGAAGGTGCTGCGGCTGACCACCGAGAAGGGACAGGTGACCTTCCCGTCCGGCGACTCGACGGCGTCCGCTCGGGCCGACGCCCTGAGTCTCGCCGCGGCCGAGAGCCTGGCCCGGTACCTCGCGCCGATGCGCACCAGCGGGATCGTGGACCTGGTCGACGAACCGTTCGAGAACGACTTCGACCTGACCGCCCTGCTCGGCATCCGCGATCCGCGGGGGTTCGACGTGGCTTCGCAGTGGCGGTCGCGCACCCCGCAGCACTCCCGCCTGCGGGTGCCCGTCGGGGTGACCGAGGACGGCGAGATCGTCGAGCTGGACTTCAAGGAGTCCGCCCAGAGCGGCATGGGTCCGCACGGTCTGCTGATCGGTGCCACCGGCTCCGGCAAGAGCGAACTCCTGCGCACCCTGGTCATCGGCCTGTGCGCGACCCACTCCTCCGAGATCCTCAACCTGGTCCTGGTCGACTTCAAGGGCGGCGCCACCTTCCTCAACATGGAGAAGCTGCCGCACACCTCCGCGGTGATCACCAACCTGGCCGACGAGCTGCCGCTGGTCGACCGGATGCGCGACTCGCTCCAGGGAGAGGTGATCCGCCGTCAGGAACTGCTCCGCGAGGCCGGCTACCCCTCACTCTTCGAGTACGAGAAGGCCAGGCTGGGCGGCGCCCGGCTGGCCCCGATGCCCTCGCTGCTCCTCATCGTCGACGAGTTCTCCGAACTGCTCTCCAGCAAGCCGGAGTTCATCGAGCTTTTCGTGATGATCGGACGCGTCGGGCGAAGCCTCGGCGTGCACCTGCTGCTCGCCTCGCAGCGACTCGACGAAGGCAGCATCCACAAGGTCGCCGGCCACCTCTCCTACCGGATCGCCCTGCGCACCTTCTCCTCCATGGAGTCGCGCAGCGTCATCGGCGTCACGGGCGCCTACGAGCTGCCCTCGGCGCCGGGCCACGGCTATCTGAAGATCGACACCACCAACCTCGTCCGCTTCAAGGCCGCCTACGTCTCCGGGCCCTGTCCGGAACCGCAGATCCGCGCCGTCACGGGCGACGACCCGAGCAGGCCGGCCGCCGAGATCGTCCCCTTCGGCCTGGAGCAGCGGCCGCCGCTGCCGGCCGCCCTGGCGTCCGCCGACCCGGATGAGTCACGGGATTCGGACGAGCCGTCGGACGACGAGGAGCAGTCCGAGAGCTCCGAGAGCCTGCTCGACGTGCTGATCGACCGGCTCAACGACGCCGGCCCGCCCGCCCGCCAGGTGTGGCTGCCGCCGCTGGACGAGTCGCCGAGCCTCGACCAGCTGCTGCCGGGCATCGTGCCCGACCCGCTGCGCGGGATGAGCGCGAGCGACTACCCGGCGCTCGGCGCCCTGAAGGTACCGCTCGGCATGGTGGACCGGCCGTACGAGCAGATACGCGAACTGCTGGTCGCCGACCTCTCCGGGGCCGACGGACACGTCGGTGTCGCGGGAGCACCGCAGACCGGCAAGTCCACCCTGCTCCGCAGCCTGATCCTCTCGCTCGCCCTGACGCACACCCCGGAGGAGGTCCAGTTCTACTGCCTGGACTTCGGCGGCGGCGGCATCGTCTCCGTCGCGGGGCTGCCGCACGTCGGCTCGGTGGCCACCCGTCTGGAGCGCGACCGGGTGCTGCGCACCGTCGAGGAGATGACCCAGGTACTGGAGACGCGCGAGGAGCGCTTCACCAGCCTGGGCCTGGAGTCGATGGCCGCCTACCGCGCGCTGCGCAGGAGCGGGCAGATCGACGACCCGTACGGCGACGTCTTCTTCGTGGTGGACGGGTGGGCGACCCTCCGGCAGGACTTCGAGGAGCTGGAGGACCGGGTCGCCGAACTGGCCTCCCGCGGCCTCTCCTTCGGTGTGCACGTGGTGGCCTCGGCGGTCCGCTGGTCGGAGATCCGCCCCAAGCAGCGTGACCTGATGGGCACCAAGCTGGAGCTCCGGCTCGGTGACAGCATGGAGTCGGAGGTCGGAACCCGTCAGGCCGCCGGAGTGCCCTCGCGCCCGGGGCGCGGTCTCACCAGTTCGAGCCACCACTTCCTGTCGGCGCTGCCCCGGCTCGACGGCTCGTCGGACATCGAGGACCTGACCAGCGCGACCAAGGCCGCGGCCGCGGAGATCGAGACGTTCTGGCCCGGCCGGTCGGCACCCGGCGTACGGCTGCTGCCCAGCAACCTGCCGGTGGACCAGCTGCCGCCGCCGGAGGGCGACATGCGGGCCTGTCTGGGCTGGGACGAGAAGCGCCTGCAGCCTGTCTGGCACGACTTCGCGAAGGTGCCGCACCTGATGACCTTCGGCGACGACGCCACCGGGAAGACCAACGCGCTGCGCCTGGTCGCCAGGGCGATCACCGCCCGCTACACCCCCGACGAGGCGCGCATCCTGCTCGCCGACCCCAGCCGGCAGCTCCTGCGGGACGTCCCGGAGGAGTACCGCGTCGGCTATGCCGTGGGCACCGAGGCGCTGGCGGAACTGGCGGCCAGCGCCGCGGTGTCGGTGAGCGGCCGGGTGCCCGGCCCCGACATCGCCCCGGAGCGGCTGCCGCAGCGCGACTGGTGGACGGGACCGCGGCTGTTCATGCTCATCGACGACTACGACCTGTTCGCCACCGGCAGCGCCATGGACAACCCGATGACGCCCATGGTGCCGCTGCTGGCGCAGGCGGCCAACATCGGGCTGCACATCGTGGTCGCGCGCAGCACCTCCGGAGCGATGCGCGCCATGATGGACCCGCTGCTGCGCCGGATGTGGGAACTGGGCAGTCCGGCGCTGCTCCTCTCCTACCCCAAGGAGGAGGGCAAGTTCATCGGCGAGGCCAAGCCGCGCACCCTGCCCCCGGGCCGTGCGCAGTTCGTCACCCGGCGCGGTGTCGGGCTGCTCCAGACCGGACTGGCGGCTCCGCCGTGA